From Hartmannibacter diazotrophicus, a single genomic window includes:
- the nuoN gene encoding NADH-quinone oxidoreductase subunit NuoN, translating into MMALPDMVPALPEILMGAGALFLLMLGVFRGEGSTTVVTGIAVALFICALGIIVFKPVDGMTFDGAFVSDGFSRFLKILILIGSGVALAMTVGFAKAEKFERFEYPVLVVLATLGMMMMVSASDLIAVYLGLELQSLALYVVAAINRDQLRSTEAGLKYFVLGALSSGMLLYGASLIYGFTGHTGFAEIAASLEAEGASVGFVFGLVFLLAGFAFKISAVPFHMWTPDVYEGAPTPVTAFFAAAPKIAAMGVLTRVVVEAMHPALSDWQQIIAFVALASMILGAFAAIGQTNIKRLMAYSSIGHMGYALVGLAAGTEAGVQGVLIYLVIYLAMTVGVFACILAMRREDGMVEDIYSLAGLSRTNPIMGTLLALLMFSLAGIPPLGGFFAKYFVFAAAVDAKLYWLAVVGIVASVVGAYYYLRIVKLIYFDEPVGAFKTMPGELRLMLGASSVFVVLYVLFAGPVTSAAASAAKTLF; encoded by the coding sequence ATGATGGCTCTTCCGGATATGGTCCCGGCTCTGCCCGAAATCCTTATGGGTGCCGGTGCGCTGTTCCTTCTGATGCTGGGGGTCTTCCGTGGCGAGGGATCGACCACGGTCGTCACCGGAATCGCGGTCGCGCTTTTCATCTGTGCGCTTGGCATCATCGTCTTCAAGCCGGTCGACGGCATGACCTTCGACGGTGCCTTCGTCAGCGACGGGTTCAGCCGCTTCCTAAAGATCCTCATCCTGATCGGCTCCGGCGTTGCCCTTGCAATGACGGTCGGCTTCGCCAAGGCGGAGAAATTCGAGCGCTTCGAGTATCCGGTGCTCGTCGTCCTGGCGACGCTCGGCATGATGATGATGGTCTCGGCGAGCGACCTGATCGCCGTCTATCTCGGCCTTGAGCTGCAGTCGCTGGCGCTTTACGTGGTCGCCGCCATCAACCGCGATCAGCTTCGCTCGACGGAAGCCGGCCTCAAGTATTTCGTCCTTGGCGCGCTGTCCTCGGGCATGCTGCTTTACGGCGCCTCGCTGATCTACGGCTTCACCGGCCACACCGGCTTTGCCGAGATCGCGGCCTCGCTCGAGGCCGAGGGCGCCTCGGTCGGCTTCGTCTTCGGCCTCGTCTTCCTGCTGGCCGGTTTCGCCTTCAAGATCTCGGCGGTGCCCTTCCACATGTGGACGCCGGACGTCTATGAGGGCGCGCCGACCCCGGTCACCGCCTTCTTTGCCGCCGCGCCGAAGATCGCCGCCATGGGCGTACTCACCCGCGTCGTCGTCGAAGCCATGCATCCGGCTCTCTCCGACTGGCAGCAGATCATCGCCTTCGTTGCGCTGGCATCGATGATCCTTGGCGCCTTCGCCGCCATCGGCCAGACTAACATCAAGCGCCTGATGGCCTATTCCTCGATCGGCCACATGGGCTATGCGCTGGTCGGCCTTGCCGCTGGCACGGAGGCCGGTGTTCAGGGCGTCCTCATCTATCTCGTCATCTATCTGGCGATGACCGTCGGCGTCTTTGCCTGCATTCTGGCGATGCGCCGCGAGGACGGCATGGTGGAGGACATCTACAGCCTCGCCGGCCTGTCGCGCACCAACCCCATCATGGGCACGCTGCTGGCGCTCCTCATGTTCTCGCTCGCCGGCATTCCTCCGCTCGGCGGCTTCTTCGCCAAGTATTTCGTCTTCGCCGCCGCCGTTGACGCCAAGCTCTACTGGCTTGCCGTCGTCGGTATCGTGGCGAGTGTCGTCGGCGCCTATTACTACCTGCGCATCGTCAAGCTGATCTATTTCGATGAGCCGGTCGGCGCCTTCAAGACGATGCCCGGCGAACTTAGGCTAATGCTGGGCGCGTCATCCGTCTTCGTCGTGCTCTATGTTCTTTTTGCCGGTCCCGTGACGTCGGCCGCGGCGTCCGCTGCCAAGACGCTCTTCTGA
- a CDS encoding NADH-quinone oxidoreductase subunit M, which yields MSEMPLLSIVTFLPLAGVFLILWNRANDEVAIRNIKMVALTTTVFTFLVSLFVWGRFDPSNPGFQMVEDASWMGDFISYRLGVDGISMLFVILTTFLMPFCILASWLSVQTRVKEYMIAFLVLETLMIGVFCALDSVLFYVFFEAGLIPMYIIIGVWGGKRRIYASYKFFLYTLLGSVLMLIAIMAMYWDAGTTDITKLLQHSFPPAMQPWLWLAFFASFAVKMPMWPVHTWLPDAHVEAPTAGSVILAAILLKMGGYGFLRFSVPMFPLASADFAPFVFTLSIVAIIYTSLVAMMQEDIKKLIAYSSVAHMGYVTMGIFTMNVQGIQGALFQMISHGLVSGALFLCVGVIYDRMHTREIAAYGGLVKKMPAYAFAFMVFTMANVGLPGTSGFVGEFLTLMGAYQANTWVAFFAATGVILSAAYALWLYRRVVFGALEKDSLKSMLDLSVREKVILAPLIILTVFYGVYPAPILNATASSVDLLVKNYQAAIDMASQTAMLAK from the coding sequence ATGAGTGAAATGCCGCTCCTCTCCATTGTCACCTTCCTGCCGCTGGCGGGCGTGTTCCTGATCCTGTGGAACCGCGCCAACGACGAAGTGGCGATTCGCAACATCAAGATGGTGGCGCTCACCACCACCGTCTTCACCTTCCTGGTCTCCCTCTTCGTCTGGGGGCGTTTCGATCCGTCGAACCCCGGCTTCCAGATGGTCGAGGACGCCAGCTGGATGGGCGATTTCATCTCCTATCGCCTCGGCGTCGACGGCATCTCGATGCTCTTCGTGATCCTCACGACCTTCCTGATGCCCTTCTGCATCCTGGCGAGCTGGCTGTCGGTCCAGACCCGGGTGAAGGAATACATGATCGCCTTCCTGGTGCTCGAAACGCTGATGATCGGCGTCTTCTGCGCGCTGGATTCGGTGCTCTTCTACGTCTTCTTCGAGGCCGGCCTCATCCCGATGTACATCATCATCGGCGTCTGGGGCGGCAAGCGGCGCATCTACGCGTCCTACAAGTTCTTCCTCTACACGCTGCTCGGATCGGTGCTGATGCTGATCGCGATCATGGCGATGTATTGGGACGCCGGCACGACGGACATCACCAAGCTCCTGCAGCACTCCTTCCCGCCGGCGATGCAGCCATGGCTCTGGCTGGCCTTCTTCGCCTCCTTCGCGGTGAAGATGCCGATGTGGCCGGTGCATACCTGGCTGCCCGACGCCCACGTCGAGGCGCCGACCGCCGGTTCGGTGATCCTGGCCGCGATCCTCCTGAAGATGGGCGGCTACGGCTTCCTGCGCTTCTCGGTGCCGATGTTCCCGCTGGCGTCCGCCGATTTCGCGCCCTTCGTCTTCACGCTCTCCATCGTCGCCATCATCTACACCTCGCTGGTCGCGATGATGCAGGAGGACATCAAGAAGCTGATCGCCTATTCGTCCGTCGCCCACATGGGCTACGTGACCATGGGCATCTTCACGATGAACGTGCAGGGCATTCAGGGCGCTCTGTTCCAGATGATCTCGCACGGCCTCGTCTCGGGCGCGCTCTTCCTCTGTGTCGGCGTCATCTACGACCGCATGCACACCCGCGAGATCGCGGCCTACGGTGGCCTTGTCAAGAAGATGCCGGCCTATGCCTTCGCCTTCATGGTGTTCACGATGGCGAATGTCGGCCTGCCGGGTACCAGCGGTTTCGTCGGCGAGTTCCTGACGCTGATGGGCGCCTATCAGGCCAACACCTGGGTGGCCTTCTTCGCCGCCACCGGCGTCATCCTGTCGGCTGCCTATGCGCTCTGGCTCTATCGCCGGGTGGTCTTCGGGGCGCTTGAAAAGGACAGCCTGAAGTCGATGCTGGATCTGTCGGTGCGCGAGAAGGTGATCCTCGCGCCGTTGATCATCCTGACCGTCTTCTACGGCGTCTATCCGGCACCGATCCTGAACGCGACGGCCTCCTCGGTCGATCTCCTGGTCAAGAATTATCAGGCGGCGATCGACATGGCCTCGCAGACGGCGATGCTGGCGAAGTGA